In one Sebastes umbrosus isolate fSebUmb1 chromosome 13, fSebUmb1.pri, whole genome shotgun sequence genomic region, the following are encoded:
- the itga6a gene encoding integrin alpha-6 isoform X3 → MLPLLQRGPSAAYVALLLFHFLEPTLVHTFNLDTSHVIRKAGEPGSLFGFSLAMHRQLNPDKTMLLIGAPRARALGKQTANITGGLYKCEISQSNDCERIEFDNEENVHVENKENQWMGVTVQSQGPGGKIVTCAHRYQRRMFVNTPQESRDITGRCYVLSQDLTIDSSSDEDGGNWNFCEGRARGHEMFGSCQQGLAATFTKDYHYVVFGAPGAYNWKGIVRVEQKNNTLLEMGVYDDGPFEVGDEHLLNPELVPVPANSYLGFSLDTGHSITQTRGLTVVAGAPRANHSGAVVLLKKQSEASSRLLVEHTLYGPGLASSFGYDVAVVDLNGDGWQDIVVGAPQFYMKDRDVGGAAYVYINQAGRWEGITPIRLNGTKDSMFGLAVENIGDINQDSYEDIAVGAPHDDGGAGKVYIYHGSAQGIKTSPAQVLSGKEHNVRLFGYSLAGNMDLDSNSYPDVAVGSLTDTALIYRARPVISLRRDVKISPQEIDLTIKTCGNSICFTVDACFTCKANPASYNTRLTLGYSVEADGDRRKHGLPSRVMFLNKSRTETDFQFNGTLDLRGQNQKSCIKITAKLKDNIKDKMRSIPIEVSADIVGTKRQKTRNGLPQLMPILDSSQPSKDVIEVNFVKEGCGRDHICRSNLKMEYKLYYKQSNLDVYSPLPTKNNVPVFHLNYERKDLAVRVTVNNMNEDDAYEAKLVGTFPDTLSYSGVRSHQTTMEKPIICTANQNGSQADCELGNPFKRDSKATFYIILSTVGMTLDTTEIDIDLQLQTTSVQENIAPVKVKAKVIIELPLTVSGEASPNQVSFGGVVKGESAMKTEEEIGSLITYKFRINNLWKSLQPSVKASLHIHWPKYNKNGKWLLYLVKITATGPEEVFCSPDVVSSREQQKTNTMLRIKRQRSMFSPLTKTNCLLRPDLSSLNRVWILQTLQTRGQRPSLPRGADKKGNSS, encoded by the exons atgctgccgctgctgcagAGAGGACCCTCTGCTGCTTATGTTgcacttttattatttcattttctggAGCCAACTTTGGTGCATACCTTCAACCTGGACACCAGTCATGTCATCAGGAAAGCCGGAGAGCCTGGGAGTCTGTTCGGGTTCTCGCTCGCCATGCACCGGCAGCTCAACCCGGATAAAACAAT gcTGTTGATTGGAGCACCCAGAGCCAGAGCGTTGGGAAAACAGACCGCCAACATCACAGGAGGCCTTTATAAATGTGAAATCAGTCAGTCCAATGATTGTGAGCGCATTGAGTTTGATAATGAAG AGAACGTCCATGTCGAGAACAAGGAGAATCAGTGGATGGGGGTGACGGTTCAGAGCCAGGGACCTGGGGGAAAGATTGTG ACTTGTGCTCATCGCTATCAGAGGCGCATGTTTGTGAACACGCCTCAGGAGTCCCGGGACATCACCGGGCGCTGTTACGTCCTGAGTCAGGACCTGACCATCGACTCGTCCTCTGATGAGGATGGAGGTAACTGGAACTTCTGCGAGGGCCGAGCCAGAGGCCACGAGATGTTCGGATCTTGCCAGCAGGGATTGGCTGCCACCTTCACCAAGGACTACCATTACGTGGTGTTTGGAGCACCAGGAGCTTACAACTGGAAAG gCATTGTAAGAGTGGAGCAAAAGAACAACACTTTGCTAGAGATGGGAGTGTATGATGACGGCCCGTTTGAAGTTGGAGATGAACATCTCTTGAACCCCGAGCTTGTGCCTGTACCTGCCAACAGCTACCTCG GATTCTCCCTCGACACGGGACACAGCATCACACAAACTCGTGGCCTGACGGTGGTGGCTGGAGCACCCAGAGCCAATCACAGTGGAGCTGTGGTCCTGTTGAAGAAACAGAGCGAAGCCTCCAGCAGACTTCTGGTGGAGCACACCCTGTACGGGCCAGGACTCGCATCCTCCTTTGGCTACGATGTGGCGGTGGTGGACCTGAATGGTGACGG ATGGCAAGACATAGTTGTAGGAGCTCCTCAGTTCTACATGAAGGACAGAGACGTTGGAGGAGCTGCTTACGTCTACATCAACCAGGCAGGAAGGTGGGAAGGAATCACGCCCATCCGTCTAAACGGGACCAAAGACTCCATGTTTGGACTGGCAGTGGAGAACATTGGAGACATCAACCAAGACTCATATGAAG ACATTGCCGTCGGAGCTCCTCATGATGACGGCGGTGCAGGGAAAGTCTACATTTATCATGGCTCTGCACAAGGAATCAAAACCAGCCCTGCACAG GTCCTTTCAGGAAAAGAGCACAACGTGCGACTCTTTGGATATTCTCTGGCAGGGAACATGGACTTGGACAGTAACTCGTATCCAGACGTGGCTGTCGGCTCTCTGACGGACACAGCTCTGATCTACAG GGCACGGCCAGTCATTAGCCTCAGGAGAGATGTCAAAATATCTCCACAGGAAATTGACCTTACAATCAAAACCTGTGGTAACAGCATTTG TTTCACTGTGGACGCATGCTTCACCTGCAAAGCAAACCCTGCATCTTACAACACAAGACTAA CTCTCGGCTACTCTGTCGAGGCGGACGGAGATCGCAGGAAACACGGGCTTCCCTCCAGAGTGATGTTCCTCAACAAATCCCGCACTGAAACAGACTTCCAGTTTAACGGCACCTTGGACCTCCGCGGCCAAAACCAGAAATCATGCATCAAGATAACAGCCAAACTGAAG GATAACATTAAGGACAAGATGCGCAGCATTCCCATCGAGGTGTCTGCAGACATTGTGGGTACTAAACGACAGAAGacgaggaacggcctccctcaACTCATGCCCATATTAGACTCCTCTCAACCGAGCAAAGACGTCATTGAG GTCAACTTTGTAAAAGAGGGATGTGGAAGGGATCATATCTGCCGAAGTAACCTGAAGATGGAGTACAAATTATACTACAAACAAAGCAACCTAGACGTGTACTCCCCATTACCCAC CAAGAACAACGTCCCTGTGTTTCATCTGAATTACGAGAGGAAGGACTTGGCTGTGCGTGTGACAGTCAACAACATGAATGAAGATGATGCTTACGAGGCAAAACTGGTGGGGACTTTCCCAGATACGCTGTCTTATTCTGGAGTGCGCTCACATCAAACAACG ATGGAAAAGCCGATCATCTGTACAGCCAATCAGAACGGCTCTCAAGCAGACTGTGAGCTGGGGAACCCTTTTAAGAGAGACTCAAAG GCTACATTTTACATCATCCTGAGCACCGTGGGTATGACTCTCGACACCACAGAGATTGACATCGACCTGCAGCTCCAAAC aACAAGTGTGCAAGAAAACATTGCCCCTGTTAAAGTGAAAGCTAAAGTAATCATTGAATTGCCGTTGACGGTCAGTGG GGAGGCCAGCCCTAATCAGGTTTCTTTTGGAGGTGTTGTGAAAGGTGAAAGTGCCATGAAGACAGAAGAAGAGATTGGAAGTTTGATTACTTATAAATTCAGA ATAAACAACTTGTGGAAGTCTTTGCAGCCTTCAGTCAAAGCCTCGCTTCACATTCATTGGcccaaatataacaaaaacggTAAATGGCTTCTGTACCTGGTGAAGATCACCGCTACAGGACCGGAGGAGGTCTTTTGCTCTCCCGA TGTGGTTTCTTCAAGAGAGCAACAAAAGACCAATACGATGCTGCGTATCAAAAGGCAGAGATCCATGTTCAGCCCTCTGACAAAGACAAACTGTCTGCTGAGGCCTGATTTATCCTCTCTGAACAGGG TGTGGATTCTTCAAACGCTCCAAACAAGAGGACAGCGTCCCTCGCTACCACGCGGTGCGGATAAGAAAGGAAACTCCTCCTGA
- the itga6a gene encoding integrin alpha-6 isoform X1, producing MLPLLQRGPSAAYVALLLFHFLEPTLVHTFNLDTSHVIRKAGEPGSLFGFSLAMHRQLNPDKTMLLIGAPRARALGKQTANITGGLYKCEISQSNDCERIEFDNEENVHVENKENQWMGVTVQSQGPGGKIVTCAHRYQRRMFVNTPQESRDITGRCYVLSQDLTIDSSSDEDGGNWNFCEGRARGHEMFGSCQQGLAATFTKDYHYVVFGAPGAYNWKGIVRVEQKNNTLLEMGVYDDGPFEVGDEHLLNPELVPVPANSYLGFSLDTGHSITQTRGLTVVAGAPRANHSGAVVLLKKQSEASSRLLVEHTLYGPGLASSFGYDVAVVDLNGDGWQDIVVGAPQFYMKDRDVGGAAYVYINQAGRWEGITPIRLNGTKDSMFGLAVENIGDINQDSYEDIAVGAPHDDGGAGKVYIYHGSAQGIKTSPAQVLSGKEHNVRLFGYSLAGNMDLDSNSYPDVAVGSLTDTALIYRARPVISLRRDVKISPQEIDLTIKTCGNSICFTVDACFTCKANPASYNTRLTLGYSVEADGDRRKHGLPSRVMFLNKSRTETDFQFNGTLDLRGQNQKSCIKITAKLKDNIKDKMRSIPIEVSADIVGTKRQKTRNGLPQLMPILDSSQPSKDVIEVNFVKEGCGRDHICRSNLKMEYKLYYKQSNLDVYSPLPTKNNVPVFHLNYERKDLAVRVTVNNMNEDDAYEAKLVGTFPDTLSYSGVRSHQTTMEKPIICTANQNGSQADCELGNPFKRDSKATFYIILSTVGMTLDTTEIDIDLQLQTTSVQENIAPVKVKAKVIIELPLTVSGEASPNQVSFGGVVKGESAMKTEEEIGSLITYKFRINNLWKSLQPSVKASLHIHWPKYNKNGKWLLYLVKITATGPEEVFCSPESEINSLKHIQETFRTKREIGERKTVGKMSSLSDKKKVLTCDSGIKCVVLRCPLQGLDGTTVELRSRLWNSTFIEDYASISNMHIVVKASLVFHTQAKNMILRTPHTDVTVSVSPEGAVAQHTGVPWWIILVAVLAGILILALLVFLLWKCGFFKRSKQEDSVPRYHAVRIRKETPPEYKDGKVKLDPFEKKQWMTTWVDDESYS from the exons atgctgccgctgctgcagAGAGGACCCTCTGCTGCTTATGTTgcacttttattatttcattttctggAGCCAACTTTGGTGCATACCTTCAACCTGGACACCAGTCATGTCATCAGGAAAGCCGGAGAGCCTGGGAGTCTGTTCGGGTTCTCGCTCGCCATGCACCGGCAGCTCAACCCGGATAAAACAAT gcTGTTGATTGGAGCACCCAGAGCCAGAGCGTTGGGAAAACAGACCGCCAACATCACAGGAGGCCTTTATAAATGTGAAATCAGTCAGTCCAATGATTGTGAGCGCATTGAGTTTGATAATGAAG AGAACGTCCATGTCGAGAACAAGGAGAATCAGTGGATGGGGGTGACGGTTCAGAGCCAGGGACCTGGGGGAAAGATTGTG ACTTGTGCTCATCGCTATCAGAGGCGCATGTTTGTGAACACGCCTCAGGAGTCCCGGGACATCACCGGGCGCTGTTACGTCCTGAGTCAGGACCTGACCATCGACTCGTCCTCTGATGAGGATGGAGGTAACTGGAACTTCTGCGAGGGCCGAGCCAGAGGCCACGAGATGTTCGGATCTTGCCAGCAGGGATTGGCTGCCACCTTCACCAAGGACTACCATTACGTGGTGTTTGGAGCACCAGGAGCTTACAACTGGAAAG gCATTGTAAGAGTGGAGCAAAAGAACAACACTTTGCTAGAGATGGGAGTGTATGATGACGGCCCGTTTGAAGTTGGAGATGAACATCTCTTGAACCCCGAGCTTGTGCCTGTACCTGCCAACAGCTACCTCG GATTCTCCCTCGACACGGGACACAGCATCACACAAACTCGTGGCCTGACGGTGGTGGCTGGAGCACCCAGAGCCAATCACAGTGGAGCTGTGGTCCTGTTGAAGAAACAGAGCGAAGCCTCCAGCAGACTTCTGGTGGAGCACACCCTGTACGGGCCAGGACTCGCATCCTCCTTTGGCTACGATGTGGCGGTGGTGGACCTGAATGGTGACGG ATGGCAAGACATAGTTGTAGGAGCTCCTCAGTTCTACATGAAGGACAGAGACGTTGGAGGAGCTGCTTACGTCTACATCAACCAGGCAGGAAGGTGGGAAGGAATCACGCCCATCCGTCTAAACGGGACCAAAGACTCCATGTTTGGACTGGCAGTGGAGAACATTGGAGACATCAACCAAGACTCATATGAAG ACATTGCCGTCGGAGCTCCTCATGATGACGGCGGTGCAGGGAAAGTCTACATTTATCATGGCTCTGCACAAGGAATCAAAACCAGCCCTGCACAG GTCCTTTCAGGAAAAGAGCACAACGTGCGACTCTTTGGATATTCTCTGGCAGGGAACATGGACTTGGACAGTAACTCGTATCCAGACGTGGCTGTCGGCTCTCTGACGGACACAGCTCTGATCTACAG GGCACGGCCAGTCATTAGCCTCAGGAGAGATGTCAAAATATCTCCACAGGAAATTGACCTTACAATCAAAACCTGTGGTAACAGCATTTG TTTCACTGTGGACGCATGCTTCACCTGCAAAGCAAACCCTGCATCTTACAACACAAGACTAA CTCTCGGCTACTCTGTCGAGGCGGACGGAGATCGCAGGAAACACGGGCTTCCCTCCAGAGTGATGTTCCTCAACAAATCCCGCACTGAAACAGACTTCCAGTTTAACGGCACCTTGGACCTCCGCGGCCAAAACCAGAAATCATGCATCAAGATAACAGCCAAACTGAAG GATAACATTAAGGACAAGATGCGCAGCATTCCCATCGAGGTGTCTGCAGACATTGTGGGTACTAAACGACAGAAGacgaggaacggcctccctcaACTCATGCCCATATTAGACTCCTCTCAACCGAGCAAAGACGTCATTGAG GTCAACTTTGTAAAAGAGGGATGTGGAAGGGATCATATCTGCCGAAGTAACCTGAAGATGGAGTACAAATTATACTACAAACAAAGCAACCTAGACGTGTACTCCCCATTACCCAC CAAGAACAACGTCCCTGTGTTTCATCTGAATTACGAGAGGAAGGACTTGGCTGTGCGTGTGACAGTCAACAACATGAATGAAGATGATGCTTACGAGGCAAAACTGGTGGGGACTTTCCCAGATACGCTGTCTTATTCTGGAGTGCGCTCACATCAAACAACG ATGGAAAAGCCGATCATCTGTACAGCCAATCAGAACGGCTCTCAAGCAGACTGTGAGCTGGGGAACCCTTTTAAGAGAGACTCAAAG GCTACATTTTACATCATCCTGAGCACCGTGGGTATGACTCTCGACACCACAGAGATTGACATCGACCTGCAGCTCCAAAC aACAAGTGTGCAAGAAAACATTGCCCCTGTTAAAGTGAAAGCTAAAGTAATCATTGAATTGCCGTTGACGGTCAGTGG GGAGGCCAGCCCTAATCAGGTTTCTTTTGGAGGTGTTGTGAAAGGTGAAAGTGCCATGAAGACAGAAGAAGAGATTGGAAGTTTGATTACTTATAAATTCAGA ATAAACAACTTGTGGAAGTCTTTGCAGCCTTCAGTCAAAGCCTCGCTTCACATTCATTGGcccaaatataacaaaaacggTAAATGGCTTCTGTACCTGGTGAAGATCACCGCTACAGGACCGGAGGAGGTCTTTTGCTCTCCCGAGTCTGAAATCAACTCTCTCAAACACATCCAG GAGACGTTCAGGACAAAACGGGAAATTGGAGAAAGAAAAACTGTTGGCAAAATGTCTTCACTGTCAGACAAGAAAAAAGTTTTG ACGTGTGACAGTGGGATCAAATGTGTGGTGCTCCGGTGCCCCCTACAGGGCCTGGACGGTACCACAGTAGAGCTGAGATCTCGTCTCTGGAACTCAACCTTTATTGAG gATTACGCCTCTATTTCAAACATGCATATCGTTGTGAAGGCCTCCCTCGTCTTCCACACTCAGGCTAAAAACATGATCCTGAGAACTCCTCACACTGAT GTGACAGTGTCAGTGTCCCCTGAAGGTGCCGTAGCGCAGCACACTGGAGTTCCCTGGTGGATCATACTGGTGGCTGTTCTAGCAGGCATCTTGATTTTGGCTTTGTTGGTGTTTCTGCTCTGGAAG TGTGGATTCTTCAAACGCTCCAAACAAGAGGACAGCGTCCCTCGCTACCACGCGGTGCGGATAAGAAAGGAAACTCCTCCTGAGTATAAAGATGGAAAAGTCAAGCTTGATCCTTTTGAGAAAAAGCAGTGGATGACGACTTGGGTCGACGATGAAAGTTACTCATGA
- the itga6a gene encoding integrin alpha-6 isoform X2 has protein sequence MLPLLQRGPSAAYVALLLFHFLEPTLVHTFNLDTSHVIRKAGEPGSLFGFSLAMHRQLNPDKTMLLIGAPRARALGKQTANITGGLYKCEISQSNDCERIEFDNEENVHVENKENQWMGVTVQSQGPGGKIVTCAHRYQRRMFVNTPQESRDITGRCYVLSQDLTIDSSSDEDGGNWNFCEGRARGHEMFGSCQQGLAATFTKDYHYVVFGAPGAYNWKGIVRVEQKNNTLLEMGVYDDGPFEVGDEHLLNPELVPVPANSYLGFSLDTGHSITQTRGLTVVAGAPRANHSGAVVLLKKQSEASSRLLVEHTLYGPGLASSFGYDVAVVDLNGDGWQDIVVGAPQFYMKDRDVGGAAYVYINQAGRWEGITPIRLNGTKDSMFGLAVENIGDINQDSYEDIAVGAPHDDGGAGKVYIYHGSAQGIKTSPAQVLSGKEHNVRLFGYSLAGNMDLDSNSYPDVAVGSLTDTALIYRARPVISLRRDVKISPQEIDLTIKTCGNSICFTVDACFTCKANPASYNTRLTLGYSVEADGDRRKHGLPSRVMFLNKSRTETDFQFNGTLDLRGQNQKSCIKITAKLKDNIKDKMRSIPIEVSADIVGTKRQKTRNGLPQLMPILDSSQPSKDVIEVNFVKEGCGRDHICRSNLKMEYKLYYKQSNLDVYSPLPTKNNVPVFHLNYERKDLAVRVTVNNMNEDDAYEAKLVGTFPDTLSYSGVRSHQTTMEKPIICTANQNGSQADCELGNPFKRDSKATFYIILSTVGMTLDTTEIDIDLQLQTTSVQENIAPVKVKAKVIIELPLTVSGEASPNQVSFGGVVKGESAMKTEEEIGSLITYKFRINNLWKSLQPSVKASLHIHWPKYNKNGKWLLYLVKITATGPEEVFCSPESEINSLKHIQETFRTKREIGERKTVGKMSSLSDKKKVLTCDSGIKCVVLRCPLQGLDGTTVELRSRLWNSTFIEDYASISNMHIVVKASLVFHTQAKNMILRTPHTDVTVSVSPEGAVAQHTGVPWWIILVAVLAGILILALLVFLLWKCGFFKRATKDQYDAAYQKAEIHVQPSDKDKLSAEA, from the exons atgctgccgctgctgcagAGAGGACCCTCTGCTGCTTATGTTgcacttttattatttcattttctggAGCCAACTTTGGTGCATACCTTCAACCTGGACACCAGTCATGTCATCAGGAAAGCCGGAGAGCCTGGGAGTCTGTTCGGGTTCTCGCTCGCCATGCACCGGCAGCTCAACCCGGATAAAACAAT gcTGTTGATTGGAGCACCCAGAGCCAGAGCGTTGGGAAAACAGACCGCCAACATCACAGGAGGCCTTTATAAATGTGAAATCAGTCAGTCCAATGATTGTGAGCGCATTGAGTTTGATAATGAAG AGAACGTCCATGTCGAGAACAAGGAGAATCAGTGGATGGGGGTGACGGTTCAGAGCCAGGGACCTGGGGGAAAGATTGTG ACTTGTGCTCATCGCTATCAGAGGCGCATGTTTGTGAACACGCCTCAGGAGTCCCGGGACATCACCGGGCGCTGTTACGTCCTGAGTCAGGACCTGACCATCGACTCGTCCTCTGATGAGGATGGAGGTAACTGGAACTTCTGCGAGGGCCGAGCCAGAGGCCACGAGATGTTCGGATCTTGCCAGCAGGGATTGGCTGCCACCTTCACCAAGGACTACCATTACGTGGTGTTTGGAGCACCAGGAGCTTACAACTGGAAAG gCATTGTAAGAGTGGAGCAAAAGAACAACACTTTGCTAGAGATGGGAGTGTATGATGACGGCCCGTTTGAAGTTGGAGATGAACATCTCTTGAACCCCGAGCTTGTGCCTGTACCTGCCAACAGCTACCTCG GATTCTCCCTCGACACGGGACACAGCATCACACAAACTCGTGGCCTGACGGTGGTGGCTGGAGCACCCAGAGCCAATCACAGTGGAGCTGTGGTCCTGTTGAAGAAACAGAGCGAAGCCTCCAGCAGACTTCTGGTGGAGCACACCCTGTACGGGCCAGGACTCGCATCCTCCTTTGGCTACGATGTGGCGGTGGTGGACCTGAATGGTGACGG ATGGCAAGACATAGTTGTAGGAGCTCCTCAGTTCTACATGAAGGACAGAGACGTTGGAGGAGCTGCTTACGTCTACATCAACCAGGCAGGAAGGTGGGAAGGAATCACGCCCATCCGTCTAAACGGGACCAAAGACTCCATGTTTGGACTGGCAGTGGAGAACATTGGAGACATCAACCAAGACTCATATGAAG ACATTGCCGTCGGAGCTCCTCATGATGACGGCGGTGCAGGGAAAGTCTACATTTATCATGGCTCTGCACAAGGAATCAAAACCAGCCCTGCACAG GTCCTTTCAGGAAAAGAGCACAACGTGCGACTCTTTGGATATTCTCTGGCAGGGAACATGGACTTGGACAGTAACTCGTATCCAGACGTGGCTGTCGGCTCTCTGACGGACACAGCTCTGATCTACAG GGCACGGCCAGTCATTAGCCTCAGGAGAGATGTCAAAATATCTCCACAGGAAATTGACCTTACAATCAAAACCTGTGGTAACAGCATTTG TTTCACTGTGGACGCATGCTTCACCTGCAAAGCAAACCCTGCATCTTACAACACAAGACTAA CTCTCGGCTACTCTGTCGAGGCGGACGGAGATCGCAGGAAACACGGGCTTCCCTCCAGAGTGATGTTCCTCAACAAATCCCGCACTGAAACAGACTTCCAGTTTAACGGCACCTTGGACCTCCGCGGCCAAAACCAGAAATCATGCATCAAGATAACAGCCAAACTGAAG GATAACATTAAGGACAAGATGCGCAGCATTCCCATCGAGGTGTCTGCAGACATTGTGGGTACTAAACGACAGAAGacgaggaacggcctccctcaACTCATGCCCATATTAGACTCCTCTCAACCGAGCAAAGACGTCATTGAG GTCAACTTTGTAAAAGAGGGATGTGGAAGGGATCATATCTGCCGAAGTAACCTGAAGATGGAGTACAAATTATACTACAAACAAAGCAACCTAGACGTGTACTCCCCATTACCCAC CAAGAACAACGTCCCTGTGTTTCATCTGAATTACGAGAGGAAGGACTTGGCTGTGCGTGTGACAGTCAACAACATGAATGAAGATGATGCTTACGAGGCAAAACTGGTGGGGACTTTCCCAGATACGCTGTCTTATTCTGGAGTGCGCTCACATCAAACAACG ATGGAAAAGCCGATCATCTGTACAGCCAATCAGAACGGCTCTCAAGCAGACTGTGAGCTGGGGAACCCTTTTAAGAGAGACTCAAAG GCTACATTTTACATCATCCTGAGCACCGTGGGTATGACTCTCGACACCACAGAGATTGACATCGACCTGCAGCTCCAAAC aACAAGTGTGCAAGAAAACATTGCCCCTGTTAAAGTGAAAGCTAAAGTAATCATTGAATTGCCGTTGACGGTCAGTGG GGAGGCCAGCCCTAATCAGGTTTCTTTTGGAGGTGTTGTGAAAGGTGAAAGTGCCATGAAGACAGAAGAAGAGATTGGAAGTTTGATTACTTATAAATTCAGA ATAAACAACTTGTGGAAGTCTTTGCAGCCTTCAGTCAAAGCCTCGCTTCACATTCATTGGcccaaatataacaaaaacggTAAATGGCTTCTGTACCTGGTGAAGATCACCGCTACAGGACCGGAGGAGGTCTTTTGCTCTCCCGAGTCTGAAATCAACTCTCTCAAACACATCCAG GAGACGTTCAGGACAAAACGGGAAATTGGAGAAAGAAAAACTGTTGGCAAAATGTCTTCACTGTCAGACAAGAAAAAAGTTTTG ACGTGTGACAGTGGGATCAAATGTGTGGTGCTCCGGTGCCCCCTACAGGGCCTGGACGGTACCACAGTAGAGCTGAGATCTCGTCTCTGGAACTCAACCTTTATTGAG gATTACGCCTCTATTTCAAACATGCATATCGTTGTGAAGGCCTCCCTCGTCTTCCACACTCAGGCTAAAAACATGATCCTGAGAACTCCTCACACTGAT GTGACAGTGTCAGTGTCCCCTGAAGGTGCCGTAGCGCAGCACACTGGAGTTCCCTGGTGGATCATACTGGTGGCTGTTCTAGCAGGCATCTTGATTTTGGCTTTGTTGGTGTTTCTGCTCTGGAAG TGTGGTTTCTTCAAGAGAGCAACAAAAGACCAATACGATGCTGCGTATCAAAAGGCAGAGATCCATGTTCAGCCCTCTGACAAAGACAAACTGTCTGCTGAGGCCTGA